In a single window of the Bradyrhizobium sp. ORS 285 genome:
- a CDS encoding ABC transporter permease, which translates to MAGLTHASPSVETAPVAASAKRRFSPGRDALRRFLRHRLAAASIVVLLLLALSIVLGPFLWRIPINEIDFTARLAPPSWEHPFGTDDLGQDLLARMIYGGRISLAVGFAAMGVALLVGIVVGALAGTAKGPVDAALMWLTDLFLSLPQLPLLLLIIYLFRDFLKGWLGPEGGVFVLIVLVIGGFRWMPVARLVRAQFLSLREKEFVEAARALGASNLRLIVRHILPNALGPVIVAGTIDVAAAIIAESTLSFLGLGFPPDIPTWGRLLFDAKDYLDIAPHWALFAGGAIFLTVIAINFIGDGLRDALDPRKVM; encoded by the coding sequence ATGGCTGGCTTGACCCACGCATCTCCTTCCGTTGAGACGGCGCCGGTCGCCGCGTCGGCCAAACGGCGGTTCTCGCCCGGCCGCGACGCGCTCCGCCGCTTCCTCCGTCACCGTCTCGCGGCGGCCAGCATCGTCGTGCTGCTGCTGCTCGCGCTGTCGATCGTGCTCGGCCCGTTCCTGTGGCGGATTCCGATCAACGAGATCGACTTCACCGCGCGCCTGGCGCCGCCGTCCTGGGAGCACCCGTTCGGCACCGACGATCTCGGCCAGGACCTCCTGGCGCGCATGATCTATGGCGGCCGCATCTCGCTCGCGGTCGGCTTTGCCGCGATGGGCGTGGCGCTCTTGGTCGGCATCGTCGTCGGCGCACTCGCCGGCACCGCCAAGGGGCCGGTCGATGCCGCGCTGATGTGGCTGACCGACCTGTTCCTGTCGCTGCCGCAACTGCCGCTGCTGCTCCTCATCATCTATCTGTTCCGCGACTTCCTCAAAGGCTGGCTTGGCCCTGAAGGCGGCGTCTTCGTGCTGATCGTGCTGGTCATCGGCGGCTTCCGCTGGATGCCCGTCGCGCGGCTGGTGCGCGCGCAGTTCCTGTCGCTGCGCGAGAAGGAGTTCGTCGAGGCCGCGCGCGCGCTCGGCGCGTCGAACCTCCGTCTCATCGTCCGTCACATCCTGCCGAATGCACTCGGACCGGTGATCGTCGCCGGCACCATCGACGTCGCCGCCGCGATCATCGCGGAATCGACCTTGTCGTTCCTCGGCCTCGGCTTTCCACCTGACATTCCGACCTGGGGCCGGCTGCTGTTCGACGCCAAGGATTATCTCGATATCGCGCCGCATTGGGCGCTGTTCGCCGGCGGAGCGATCTTCCTCACGGTCATCGCGATCAACTTCATCGGCGACGGCCTGCGCGATGCGCTCGATCCGCGGAAGGTGATGTGA
- a CDS encoding ABC transporter ATP-binding protein: protein MDAQVIPNAAPLLEIKGLKTYFKTDEGQVQAVDGVDISINRGETLCVVGESGSGKTVTAMSVLKLIAMPPGRIAGGQILWQGRDLVPLPTSELNRIRASEIAIVFQEPMTSLNPVYTVGDQIAEVIRLHQGLSKKAAMDRAAEMLALVQIPNPQRRVHDYPHHFSGGMRQRVMIAMALSCNPKLLIADEPTTALDVTIQAQILDLLLDMKERLGMSIMLITHAMGVVAEVAERVVVMYAGRVAEEAPVDRLFANPRHPYTQGLIRSIPRIDLAAVKKSRLESIPGSVPKLINPPQGCRFASRCRFVIPECKLAQPPLREIEPGHKVACIRAEETLS from the coding sequence ATGGACGCGCAAGTGATCCCCAACGCCGCGCCGCTCCTCGAGATCAAGGGGCTGAAGACCTATTTCAAGACCGACGAGGGCCAGGTTCAGGCCGTCGACGGCGTCGACATCTCGATCAATCGCGGCGAGACGCTGTGCGTGGTCGGCGAGTCCGGCTCCGGCAAGACCGTCACCGCGATGTCGGTGCTGAAGCTGATCGCGATGCCGCCAGGGCGCATCGCCGGCGGGCAGATCCTGTGGCAGGGGCGCGATCTCGTGCCGCTGCCGACCTCGGAGCTCAATCGCATCCGCGCCAGCGAGATCGCGATCGTATTCCAGGAGCCGATGACCTCGCTCAACCCGGTCTACACCGTCGGTGACCAGATCGCCGAGGTGATCCGGCTGCATCAGGGCCTGTCGAAGAAGGCTGCGATGGACCGCGCGGCCGAGATGCTGGCGCTGGTCCAGATCCCCAATCCGCAGCGCCGCGTGCACGACTATCCGCATCATTTCTCCGGCGGCATGCGCCAGCGCGTGATGATCGCGATGGCGCTGTCATGCAATCCAAAACTCCTGATCGCCGACGAGCCGACCACCGCGCTCGACGTGACGATCCAGGCGCAGATCCTCGACCTGCTGCTCGACATGAAGGAGCGGCTCGGCATGTCGATCATGCTGATCACCCACGCCATGGGCGTGGTGGCCGAGGTCGCCGAGCGGGTGGTCGTCATGTACGCCGGCCGGGTGGCCGAGGAGGCGCCGGTCGACCGGCTGTTCGCCAATCCGCGCCATCCGTACACGCAAGGGCTGATCCGCTCGATCCCGCGCATCGATCTCGCGGCGGTCAAGAAGAGCCGGCTGGAGAGCATTCCCGGCAGCGTGCCGAAGCTGATCAATCCGCCGCAGGGCTGCCGCTTCGCCTCGCGATGCCGCTTCGTCATCCCCGAGTGCAAGCTTGCGCAGCCGCCGCTGCGCGAGATCGAGCCCGGCCACAAGGTGGCGTGCATCCGCGCCGAAGAGACGTTGTCGTGA
- a CDS encoding ABC transporter ATP-binding protein yields MTEAVTAPVAPSAALLTVRNLTKAFPIKGGLLKRQIGSVRAVDGVNFHIEPSETFGLVGESGCGKSTTGRCVLRLIEPSSGELTFEGKDVISLSGESLRALRRDIQIIFQDPYASLNPRMTIGAIIGEALTIHGLASSRQKYEERIVHLLETVGLQADHMTRYPHEFSGGQRQRIGIARAIAVEPKLIICDEPVSALDVSIQAQVINLLEDLQQKFGIAYLFVAHDLSVVEHISRRVAVMYLGRIVETAPSRQLYSTPKHPYTEALLSAVPIPDPSVKRKRVRLKGEVPSPINPPSGCHFHTRCPIAKDVCSKEVPPLKASDEGHLVACHFR; encoded by the coding sequence ATGACCGAAGCTGTCACTGCTCCCGTTGCCCCATCGGCGGCGCTGCTCACGGTGCGCAACCTGACCAAGGCGTTCCCGATCAAGGGCGGGCTCTTGAAGCGCCAGATCGGCAGCGTCCGCGCGGTCGATGGCGTGAACTTCCACATCGAGCCGAGCGAGACGTTCGGGCTGGTCGGCGAATCCGGCTGCGGCAAGTCGACCACCGGGCGCTGCGTGCTCCGCCTGATCGAGCCGAGCTCGGGCGAGTTGACCTTCGAGGGCAAGGACGTGATCTCGCTGTCAGGCGAGAGCCTGCGGGCGCTGCGCCGCGACATCCAGATCATCTTCCAGGACCCTTACGCCTCGCTCAATCCGCGCATGACCATCGGCGCGATCATCGGCGAGGCGTTGACGATCCATGGGCTGGCGTCCTCGCGTCAGAAATACGAAGAGCGCATCGTCCATCTGCTCGAGACCGTCGGCCTGCAGGCCGATCACATGACGCGCTATCCGCACGAATTCTCCGGCGGCCAGCGCCAACGCATCGGCATTGCCAGGGCGATCGCGGTCGAGCCGAAGCTGATCATCTGCGACGAGCCGGTGTCGGCGCTCGACGTGTCGATCCAGGCCCAGGTCATCAATCTGCTCGAGGATCTGCAGCAGAAGTTCGGCATCGCCTATCTGTTCGTCGCGCACGATCTTTCGGTGGTCGAGCACATCAGCCGCCGCGTCGCGGTGATGTATCTCGGCCGCATCGTCGAGACCGCGCCGTCACGCCAGCTCTATTCGACGCCGAAGCATCCTTATACGGAAGCGCTGTTGTCGGCCGTGCCGATCCCGGACCCGAGCGTCAAGCGCAAGCGCGTCCGGCTCAAGGGCGAGGTTCCGAGCCCGATCAACCCGCCGTCCGGCTGTCACTTCCACACCCGCTGTCCCATCGCCAAGGATGTTTGCAGCAAGGAAGTGCCGCCGCTCAAGGCGAGCGACGAGGGGCATCTCGTCGCCTGCCATTTCCGGTAA
- a CDS encoding cache domain-containing protein, producing MAQPRFSLALRIYAIIGLSFCGLAGLAATQTQNLETALKDQRRSELIHLTQTAVSIAREEYDAIARDKVAPEVAQKKAAERIGKLRYGSGDYFWINDMAPKMVMHPIKPELNGQNLADNKDPTGKRLFVEMTDVVKRQGAGVVDYMWPKPGKDAPQPKMSYVAGFEPWSWIIGTGVYVDDLEAQVWESKRSVFIAAVIVMLIIGSITLIIARRMSSALASMSGALTELGHGNFDIKLPGQTRSDELGDMARSIEQFRLKTEEKARQTAMLEDEQRQVAERIKSKALQEMAEAVEQAASQAVGEVAEGTGQMAGNAKSMTDSALTLERNSSSVAAAAEQALATTQTVAKASSQLAASISQISGQVNSSRELTRKAVAASSEAQATIAKLSEAADKVGAVTSLISEIAGQTNLLALNATIEAARAGEAGRGFAVVASEVKSLAEQTAKATSEIAQQIAEIQDSTRASVTSIGAIGEVIRNVEAVSSGIADAIQAQNSVTIEISRTVEETSAAAREVASQIAEVSREASEAGRRSTDIRDGSTTVAEKVQRLRTELVRVIRTSTADVDRRLSTRLNINRPGTLQVNGDQISMSVRNLSLGGALLEQIPVRLSINTPVTLAIAGMVSDLPGTVTRVGDRTALVQFTLNPEQTARLTALISDRQAA from the coding sequence ATGGCCCAGCCGCGTTTCTCGCTCGCGCTCCGCATCTACGCGATCATCGGACTGTCATTCTGCGGGCTCGCAGGGCTGGCGGCGACACAGACCCAGAATCTGGAAACCGCGCTCAAGGACCAGCGGCGGAGCGAGCTGATCCATCTGACGCAGACCGCCGTCAGCATTGCCCGCGAGGAATATGATGCGATCGCGCGCGACAAGGTGGCGCCCGAGGTCGCGCAGAAGAAGGCGGCCGAGCGGATCGGCAAGCTGCGCTATGGCAGCGGCGACTACTTCTGGATCAACGACATGGCCCCGAAGATGGTCATGCATCCGATCAAGCCGGAGCTGAACGGCCAGAACCTTGCCGACAACAAGGATCCGACCGGCAAGCGGCTGTTCGTGGAAATGACCGACGTGGTGAAGCGCCAGGGCGCCGGCGTGGTCGACTACATGTGGCCGAAGCCCGGCAAGGATGCGCCGCAGCCGAAGATGTCCTATGTCGCCGGCTTCGAGCCCTGGAGCTGGATCATCGGCACCGGCGTCTATGTCGACGATCTCGAGGCCCAGGTCTGGGAGAGCAAGCGCAGCGTGTTCATTGCGGCCGTGATCGTGATGCTGATCATCGGATCGATCACCTTGATCATCGCGCGACGGATGTCGTCGGCACTGGCCTCGATGAGCGGCGCGCTGACCGAGCTCGGCCACGGCAATTTCGACATCAAGCTGCCGGGCCAGACCCGTAGCGACGAGCTCGGCGACATGGCGCGCTCGATCGAGCAGTTCCGGCTGAAGACCGAGGAGAAGGCGCGGCAGACCGCGATGCTCGAGGACGAGCAGCGCCAGGTCGCCGAGCGCATCAAGTCCAAGGCGCTGCAGGAGATGGCGGAGGCCGTGGAGCAGGCTGCCAGCCAGGCGGTCGGCGAGGTTGCCGAAGGCACCGGCCAGATGGCCGGCAACGCCAAGTCGATGACCGACAGCGCCCTGACGCTGGAGCGCAATTCGAGCAGCGTCGCAGCCGCGGCCGAGCAGGCGCTCGCCACCACCCAGACTGTCGCCAAGGCGTCCTCGCAGCTCGCCGCATCGATCTCGCAAATCTCCGGCCAGGTGAACTCCTCGCGCGAGCTGACCCGCAAGGCGGTGGCCGCGTCGTCCGAGGCGCAGGCCACGATCGCCAAGCTGTCGGAAGCGGCCGACAAGGTCGGCGCCGTGACCAGCCTGATCAGCGAGATCGCCGGCCAGACCAACCTGCTCGCGCTCAACGCGACCATTGAGGCCGCACGGGCCGGCGAGGCCGGCCGCGGCTTCGCGGTCGTCGCCTCCGAGGTCAAGTCGCTGGCCGAGCAGACCGCCAAGGCGACCAGCGAGATCGCGCAGCAGATCGCGGAGATCCAGGACTCGACGCGCGCCTCGGTGACATCGATCGGGGCGATCGGCGAGGTCATCCGCAACGTCGAAGCGGTGTCCTCGGGGATTGCCGATGCGATCCAGGCGCAGAACAGCGTCACGATCGAGATCTCCCGCACGGTCGAGGAGACGTCGGCCGCCGCACGCGAGGTCGCGAGCCAGATCGCCGAAGTCTCGCGCGAGGCGAGCGAAGCCGGCCGCCGGTCTACCGACATCCGCGACGGCTCGACCACGGTGGCCGAAAAGGTGCAGCGCCTGCGCACCGAGCTGGTGCGCGTGATCCGGACCTCCACCGCCGACGTCGACCGCCGTCTCTCGACCCGGCTCAACATCAATCGTCCCGGCACGCTGCAGGTGAATGGCGACCAGATCAGCATGTCCGTGCGCAATTTGTCGCTCGGCGGCGCGCTGCTCGAGCAGATTCCGGTTCGCCTGTCGATCAACACACCGGTCACGCTCGCGATCGCCGGGATGGTGTCCGACCTTCCGGGGACGGTCACGCGCGTCGGCGATCGCACCGCGCTGGTGCAGTTCACGCTCAATCCGGAGCAGACCGCGCGCCTGACGGCCCTGATTTCGGACCGTCAGGCGGCGTGA
- a CDS encoding feruloyl-CoA synthase, with translation MGNAERRLDSEPAMFAAPSIEAIRRDDGAIILRSRMKLQPTARCTGEWLEHWARSAPDRTFLAERRGETWTWLTYGETLTQVRAAAAWLLAHGLSAERPLAILSDNSIAHAVLALAAQHVGIPVCAISPAYSLMSTDHEKIRAMIRLLDPGVIFVARHGPFARALAAIDGLHRAVIISGDGEGTNSVPLQVVLNTKPGPEVDRAFAAVTPDTIAKLLFTSGSTGQPKAVINTHRMLTMSQQAKSQLWTFLGEVEGGPVIVDWLPWSHTFGANHNFNLVLAHGGSIYIDGGKPAPGLFETSLANLRSMVPTIYFNVPRGFDMLVAALKADDDLRKKFFSGVKCILYAAAALPQNLWDALNEMSLATVGRPAPLVSAWGATETSPLATDCHFFAERAGNIGVPIPGTELKLVPTGEKLEVRVRGPNVMPGYWKAPEITAAAFDEEGFYKIGDAVKLADPDHPERGLFFDGRITEDFKLSSGTWVNVGALRVAGIAALAPLAQDIVIAGHGTDEVHFLIVPNIAACRTKAGLTDTATAGDVLAHPSVREAITQGLAKLRTEAVGSSRYATRALLMSEPPSLDAGEITDKAYINQRAVLSRRAGLVARLQDDAAPDVIRLGLR, from the coding sequence ATGGGTAACGCCGAGCGCCGCCTCGATTCTGAACCTGCAATGTTCGCCGCGCCCTCGATCGAGGCAATCAGGCGCGATGACGGCGCGATCATTCTGCGCTCGCGCATGAAGCTGCAGCCCACGGCCCGTTGCACCGGCGAATGGCTCGAGCACTGGGCACGCAGCGCGCCGGACCGCACATTCCTGGCCGAGCGCCGCGGCGAGACCTGGACCTGGCTCACCTATGGCGAGACGCTGACGCAGGTCCGCGCCGCCGCGGCGTGGCTGCTGGCGCACGGCCTCAGCGCCGAGCGTCCGCTCGCGATCCTCTCCGACAACAGCATTGCGCATGCGGTGCTGGCGCTCGCCGCGCAGCATGTCGGCATTCCCGTCTGTGCGATCTCGCCGGCCTACTCGTTGATGTCGACCGACCACGAGAAGATCAGGGCCATGATCCGCCTGCTCGATCCCGGCGTCATCTTCGTGGCTCGGCACGGCCCGTTCGCCCGCGCGCTGGCGGCGATCGACGGCTTGCACCGCGCGGTGATCATCAGCGGGGATGGCGAGGGGACGAACTCGGTGCCGTTGCAGGTGGTGCTCAACACGAAGCCCGGCCCGGAGGTCGATCGTGCCTTCGCCGCGGTCACGCCGGACACGATCGCGAAACTGCTGTTCACCTCCGGCTCGACCGGACAGCCGAAGGCGGTGATCAACACGCACCGGATGCTGACGATGAGCCAGCAGGCCAAAAGCCAGTTGTGGACCTTCCTGGGCGAGGTCGAAGGCGGCCCCGTGATCGTCGACTGGCTGCCCTGGAGCCACACCTTCGGCGCCAACCACAATTTCAACCTGGTGCTCGCCCATGGCGGCTCGATCTATATCGACGGCGGCAAGCCGGCGCCCGGCCTGTTCGAGACCTCGCTCGCCAATCTCAGGAGCATGGTGCCGACGATCTACTTCAACGTGCCGCGCGGCTTCGACATGCTGGTCGCGGCGCTCAAGGCGGACGACGATCTGCGAAAGAAATTCTTCTCCGGCGTGAAATGCATCCTCTATGCGGCGGCGGCGCTGCCGCAGAATCTGTGGGACGCGCTCAATGAGATGAGCCTGGCCACGGTCGGCCGCCCTGCCCCGCTGGTCTCGGCCTGGGGCGCGACCGAAACGTCGCCGCTCGCGACCGACTGCCACTTCTTTGCCGAGCGCGCCGGCAATATCGGCGTGCCGATTCCCGGCACCGAGCTCAAGCTGGTCCCCACCGGCGAGAAGCTCGAAGTTCGCGTCCGCGGGCCGAATGTGATGCCGGGCTATTGGAAGGCGCCGGAGATCACCGCTGCTGCGTTCGACGAGGAAGGCTTCTACAAGATCGGCGACGCCGTGAAGCTGGCGGATCCCGACCACCCGGAGCGCGGACTGTTCTTCGACGGCCGCATCACCGAGGATTTCAAGCTGTCTTCCGGCACCTGGGTGAATGTCGGCGCACTGCGCGTCGCCGGCATCGCCGCGCTGGCGCCGCTCGCGCAGGACATCGTCATCGCCGGCCACGGCACTGACGAGGTGCACTTCCTGATCGTGCCGAACATCGCCGCCTGTCGCACCAAGGCCGGCTTGACCGACACCGCGACGGCCGGCGACGTACTCGCGCATCCGTCCGTGCGCGAGGCCATCACGCAAGGGCTCGCAAAGCTCCGCACCGAAGCGGTCGGCTCGTCGCGCTATGCCACACGTGCACTGCTGATGTCCGAGCCGCCATCGCTCGATGCCGGCGAGATTACCGACAAGGCCTACATCAATCAGCGCGCCGTTCTCTCCCGCCGCGCCGGCCTGGTCGCACGGCTGCAGGATGATGCTGCGCCAGATGTGATCAGGCTCGGCCTGCGCTGA
- a CDS encoding MarR family winged helix-turn-helix transcriptional regulator, translated as MSKSARAQPDGAGQDEGIRLGELENHLGYFVRRLQHWIFRDANAALASVDLDVILYSILETIAANPGATQIAVAGALGIERARMVALLDDLQQAGLIVRARSEQDRRAHALGLTPRGRMILKKANALVAAHEKRVARRLGADNYRRALAALAQFESD; from the coding sequence ATGTCCAAGAGCGCACGGGCGCAACCAGACGGAGCCGGGCAGGACGAGGGAATCCGCCTCGGCGAGCTCGAGAACCATCTCGGTTATTTCGTCCGTCGCCTGCAGCACTGGATCTTCCGCGACGCCAACGCGGCGCTCGCTTCTGTCGATCTCGACGTCATCCTCTATTCGATCCTGGAGACGATCGCGGCCAATCCGGGCGCGACGCAGATCGCCGTCGCCGGCGCGCTCGGCATCGAGCGCGCGCGCATGGTCGCGCTGCTCGACGATCTGCAGCAGGCCGGGCTGATCGTCCGCGCGCGGTCCGAGCAGGACCGCCGGGCGCATGCGCTCGGGCTGACGCCACGCGGACGAATGATCCTGAAGAAGGCCAATGCGCTGGTGGCCGCCCATGAGAAGCGCGTGGCGCGCCGGCTCGGCGCCGACAATTATCGCCGCGCGCTGGCGGCGTTGGCGCAGTTCGAGAGCGATTAG
- a CDS encoding EAL domain-containing protein — protein MRLIRCLASMVALGLVMCGAAAPAQAVDAVSVRSDAPAIDLTGILDHQRSENDRIQVSTAPGTDGIVRRIEVRAREGGQHWIVFALANNTDDQLDRLIVAPHYRVVGSGVLWPDLGLSRIATITPSIGDLPERQESPTADVFRVTLDPGSVVTFVAELRTDKLPQLYLWEPEAYKDKVNSFTLYQGIVIGISGLLALVLTILFVVKGSIMFPAAAALAWAVLVYIGVDFGFWGKVLDMSNNAERVWRASGEAILAATLLVFLFAYLNLSRWHVRYSHITLGWLFFLGSLVAVALFDPAVASGIARISLLLIAVLGFALIVYLSSHGFDRAVLLIPTWFLLTVWVGAASMTVAGQVTNDIVGPALLGGLVLIVMLIGFTVMQHAFAGGGATTGIVSDVERRALALAGSGDLIWDWDVSADKVFTSPETESLLGLKRGTLEGPAAKWLEVLHPLDQDRFRAALDSVLDQRRGRLVQDFRLRTPDGHFMWFALKARPVVGSDGEVSRVVGTLTDVTEFKNAEERLLHDSVHDNLTGLPNRKLFIDRLAAVANFAKTMPTLRPTLMVIDLDRFKQVNDSVGIAVGDSILLTLARRLSRILKPQDTLARLAGDQFGLILLSEQDPARITAFAETIRKTIRAPIAFNEREIFLTASIGLALSDPQTQLSEDIIKDAELAMYHSKRIGGDRIDVYKPAMRARKNDRLTLESELRRSIERQEITILYQPIVRLEDRSIAGFEALARWDHPKLGRMSPNEFITIAEEIGLIVDLGTFVLDQTARQLSVWQRATRLREPIFASVNVSSRQLLRHDLIHDIRSVLARSSVARGSLKIELTESLVMENPEHAAQMLARIRELGVGLSIDDFGTGHSSLAYLQRFPFDTLKIDQSFVRTTARGTRPVILKSIIALAHDLGMDVVAEGAETDSDAVELYQLGCEYAQGYAFGEPMDADAAMRLLTEERLEAAS, from the coding sequence TTGCGTCTGATCAGGTGCCTGGCGTCCATGGTGGCGCTGGGCCTCGTGATGTGTGGTGCCGCTGCCCCCGCTCAGGCCGTTGACGCCGTCAGCGTTCGCAGCGACGCGCCTGCCATTGACCTGACGGGCATCCTCGATCACCAGCGCAGCGAGAACGACCGCATCCAGGTCTCCACCGCGCCCGGCACCGACGGTATCGTCCGCCGCATCGAGGTGCGCGCGCGTGAGGGCGGCCAGCACTGGATCGTGTTCGCGCTGGCCAACAATACCGACGACCAGCTCGACCGTCTGATCGTGGCGCCGCATTACCGCGTGGTCGGCTCCGGCGTGCTGTGGCCTGATCTCGGCCTGTCGCGCATCGCCACCATCACCCCCTCGATCGGCGATTTGCCAGAGCGGCAGGAGAGCCCGACCGCCGACGTCTTCCGCGTCACCCTCGATCCCGGATCGGTCGTCACCTTCGTCGCCGAACTGCGCACCGACAAGCTGCCGCAGCTCTATCTGTGGGAGCCCGAGGCCTACAAGGACAAGGTCAACTCGTTCACCTTGTACCAGGGCATCGTGATCGGCATCTCCGGACTTCTTGCGCTAGTGCTGACGATCCTGTTCGTGGTCAAGGGCAGCATCATGTTTCCGGCCGCCGCGGCGCTGGCCTGGGCAGTGCTGGTCTATATCGGCGTCGATTTCGGCTTCTGGGGCAAGGTCCTGGACATGTCGAACAATGCCGAGCGCGTCTGGCGCGCCTCCGGCGAGGCGATCCTGGCGGCGACGCTATTGGTGTTCCTGTTCGCCTATCTCAATCTGTCGCGCTGGCACGTGCGCTACTCGCACATCACGCTGGGCTGGCTGTTCTTCCTGGGCTCCCTGGTCGCGGTGGCGCTGTTCGATCCGGCCGTCGCCTCGGGCATCGCGCGCATCTCGCTGCTCTTGATCGCGGTGCTCGGCTTCGCGCTGATCGTCTATCTCTCCAGCCACGGCTTCGACCGCGCGGTGCTGCTGATCCCGACCTGGTTCCTGCTGACCGTGTGGGTCGGCGCCGCCAGCATGACGGTCGCGGGCCAGGTCACCAACGACATCGTCGGCCCGGCTTTGCTCGGCGGCCTCGTGCTGATCGTGATGCTGATCGGCTTCACGGTGATGCAGCACGCCTTCGCCGGCGGCGGCGCCACCACCGGCATCGTCTCCGACGTCGAGCGCCGCGCCCTGGCGCTGGCCGGCTCCGGCGATTTGATCTGGGACTGGGACGTCTCCGCCGACAAGGTGTTCACCAGCCCGGAGACCGAGAGCCTGCTCGGGCTCAAGCGCGGCACGCTGGAAGGCCCGGCCGCGAAATGGCTCGAGGTGCTGCATCCGCTCGATCAGGATCGCTTCCGCGCCGCGCTCGACAGCGTGCTCGACCAGCGCCGCGGCCGCCTGGTGCAGGATTTCCGGCTGCGCACGCCCGACGGCCACTTCATGTGGTTCGCGCTGAAGGCACGGCCGGTGGTCGGCTCTGACGGCGAGGTCTCGCGCGTCGTCGGCACGCTGACTGACGTCACCGAGTTCAAGAATGCCGAGGAGCGCCTGCTCCATGACAGCGTGCACGACAACCTGACCGGCCTGCCCAACCGCAAGCTGTTCATCGACCGTCTCGCCGCCGTCGCCAATTTCGCCAAGACGATGCCGACCCTGCGGCCGACCCTGATGGTGATCGATCTCGATCGCTTCAAGCAGGTCAACGATTCCGTCGGCATCGCGGTCGGCGATTCCATCCTGCTGACCCTGGCGCGGCGGCTGTCGCGCATCCTGAAGCCCCAGGACACGCTGGCGCGGCTGGCCGGCGACCAGTTCGGCCTGATCCTGTTGTCCGAGCAGGACCCCGCCCGCATCACCGCCTTCGCCGAGACGATCCGCAAGACCATCCGCGCGCCGATCGCCTTCAACGAGCGCGAGATCTTCCTGACCGCCTCGATCGGGCTGGCGCTGTCCGATCCGCAGACGCAGCTGTCGGAGGACATCATCAAGGATGCCGAGCTTGCGATGTATCACTCCAAGCGCATCGGCGGCGACCGCATCGACGTCTACAAGCCGGCGATGCGCGCGCGCAAGAACGACCGGCTGACCTTGGAGAGCGAGCTGCGCCGCTCGATCGAGCGCCAGGAGATCACCATCCTGTACCAGCCGATCGTGCGGCTGGAGGATCGCTCGATCGCCGGCTTCGAGGCCCTGGCGCGCTGGGATCACCCGAAGCTCGGCCGGATGTCGCCGAACGAGTTCATCACCATTGCCGAAGAGATCGGCCTTATCGTCGATCTCGGCACCTTCGTGCTCGACCAGACCGCACGCCAACTCTCGGTATGGCAGCGCGCGACGCGGCTGCGCGAACCGATCTTTGCCAGCGTCAACGTCTCCTCCCGCCAGCTGCTGCGCCACGATCTGATCCACGACATCCGCTCGGTGCTGGCGCGCTCCTCGGTGGCGCGCGGCTCGCTCAAGATCGAGCTGACGGAATCGCTGGTCATGGAGAACCCGGAGCACGCCGCGCAGATGCTGGCCCGCATTCGCGAGCTCGGCGTGGGGCTTTCGATCGACGATTTCGGCACCGGCCATTCGTCGCTTGCCTATCTGCAGCGCTTCCCGTTCGACACCTTGAAGATCGACCAGTCCTTCGTCCGCACCACCGCGCGCGGCACCCGGCCGGTGATCCTCAAATCGATCATCGCACTCGCCCACGACCTCGGCATGGACGTGGTGGCGGAAGGCGCGGAGACGGATTCCGATGCGGTCGAGCTCTATCAGCTCGGCTGCGAATACGCCCAGGGCTACGCCTTCGGCGAGCCGATGGACGCTGACGCCGCAATGCGGCTGCTGACGGAAGAGCGGCTGGAAGCGGCGAGCTGA